GTGCCGAGCGAGCCCGCCATGAGCCGCGAGACGTCGTAGCCCGCTACGTTCTTCACGACCTGGCCGCCGAAATGCAGCACCTCGCCGTGGCCGTTCATGAGCACCGCGCCCAGCACGAAGTCGCGCGGTGCGCCCGCGCTCGCCCGCCGCGGCCCGGCAATGCCCGCGGCAATGCAGCCGCCCAGGGTGGCCTGCGCGCCGAAGTGCGGCGGCTCGAACGCAAGCATCTGGCCGTGGGCCGCAAGCGCCGTTTCGATTTCCACAAGCGGTGTGCCGGCGCGCGCCGTGATCACCAGCTCGGCCGGGTCGTACGCGATGATGCCGCGGTGTGCGCGCGTGTCGAGAATCTCGCCCTCGAGCGACTGGCCGTACCAGTCCTTGGTGCCCCCGCCGCGAATGCGCAGCGCCCGCCCATCGGCGCTCGCCGCCCGGATGCGTTCGGACCAGTCCGAGACGATGTCGTCCTCTTCCATGTCGTGATGGTCGCGCTTGTTCGTTATATGGTTCGCTCGATTGTACTGAGCGAACCTCGCCTGACAACCCGGAGCGGACCCTCATGCCGGTCACGCGAAACGCATAAACGGCGCGGTGTTTTGCGCGCGTTCGTGCGTCGGTCAGAAGCGCGGCAACTCGGGGTGCGGCAGCAGGTTCCCTCTCACGTGCATGCGCCCGTACTCGGCACAGCGCGCGCGCGTGGGGATCCCCTTATCGGGGTTGAGCAGCCTCGCCGGGTCGAACGCGTGTTTCACCGCATGAAACGCATCGCGCTCCTGCGGCGAGAATTGCACGCACATCGAATTGATCTTTTCGATGCCCACGCCGTGCTCGCCCGTCACCGTGCCGCCCAGCTCGACGCAGGTTTCGAGAATATCCGAGCCGAAGGCCTCCGCGCGGTGCCACTCGTCGAGGTCGTTGCCGTTGAAGAGAATCAGCGGGTGCATGTTGCCGTCGCCGGCATGGAATACGTTGATACAGCGCAGCCCATACTGCTTTTCCATCTCGTGGATGCGCGCGAGCAGCGGCCCGATCGCTCGGCGGGGTACTGTGCCGTCCATGCAGTAGTAGTCGGGCGAGATGCGGCCCGCCGCCGGAAACGCGTTCTTGCGGCCCGACCAGAAGCGCAGGCGTTCTTCCTCGGTGCGCGAGATCTGGATGCGCGTGGCGCCATGCTCGCGCAGCACCGTGGTCGTGCGCGCGATTTCGTCGGCGACTTCCTCGGGCGTGCCGTCGGCTTCGCACAGCAGGATCGCGGCGGCGTCGAGGTCGTAGCCTGCGTTCACGAACTCTTCCACGGCGCGCGTGGCTGGCTTGTCCATCATTTCGAGGCCCGCCGGAATGATGCCCGAGGCAATGATGCCTGCCACGGCGTCGCCGCCCTTCACGACGTCGTCGAAGCTCGCCATGATGACCTGCGCGGTTTGCGGGCGCGGAATCAGCTTGACGGTCACTTCGGTGACGATCGCGAACATGCCTTCGCTGCCGATCATCACCGCGAGCAGATCGAGGCCGGGCGCATCGGGCGCAAGCGAGCCGAATTCGACGATCTCGCCGTCCATCGTCACGGCGCGCACGCGCAGCACGTTGTGCACGGTGAGGCCGTACTTGAGGCAATGCACGCCGCCCGAATTCTCCGAAACGTTGCCGCCTATCGTGCAGGCGATCTGCGAGGAAGGGTCCGGCGCGTAGTAAAGGCCGAAAGGCGCTGCCGCTTCGGAAACGGCCAGATTGCGCACGCCAGGCTGAACCGTGGCCGTGCGCGCGTAGGGATCGACCTCGAGAATGCGCTTGAAGCGCGCAAGCGAAAGCACGATGCCGTGCCGGATCGGCATCGCGCCGCCCGAGAGGCCCGTGCCCGCGCCGCGCGGCACGACTGGCACGTCGAGGCGCCGGCAGATCTGCACGATGCGCTGCACCTGCGACTCGGTTTCCGGCAGCGCCACTGCGAGCGGCAGCCGCCGGTAGGCGGCAAGGCCGTCGCACTCGTAGGCGACGGTGTCCTCCTCGCGATGCAGCAGGCAATGCGCCGGCAACACGGCCATCAACGCCTGGACCACCTCGCGCTGACGTTGCGCGAGCGCCTCCGGGCTCAGCTCGGGCAAGTTCGCCTCTGGTGCGTTCATGTCTCCTCCCGTCTGTTGCGCTTGATTGCGCTTCTCTGCGCTCGTCGCGCTTGTCGGCTACGCCGCCCAGCTGAAGATCTTGCCCGGATTCATCAGGTTGTGCGGATCGAGTGCGTGCTTGATCGCGCGCATCGTGTCGATGGTGTCCGCCCCGTGCTCTTCCACGAGAAAACCCATCTTGTGCAGACCCACGCCGTGCTCGCCCGTGCAGGTGCCGTCCATCGCGATCGCGCGCTGCACGATGCGGTGGTTCAGGCGCTCGGCCTCGTCGATCTCCTCGGGCTTGTCAGGGTCGATCAGGATCGCCACGTGGAAGTTGCCGTCGCCCACGTGGCCCACGATCGGGCAGGGCAGCGGCGAGGCCTTGAGATCGGTTTCGGTCTCGATCACGCATTCGGCAAGTCGCGAGATCGGCACACACACGTCGGTCGTCACCGCGCGGCAGCCGGGCTTCAGTTGCAGCATCGCGAAGTAGGCGTTGTGGCGCGCGTTCCACAGGCGGCTGCGGTCCTCGGGGCGCGTGGCCCACTCGAAGCCTTCGCCGCCGTGCTGCGCGGCAAGCTCCTGCACGAGCTGCGCCTGTTCCGCGACGCCCGC
The Paraburkholderia acidiphila genome window above contains:
- a CDS encoding FAD-linked oxidase C-terminal domain-containing protein, which encodes MNAPEANLPELSPEALAQRQREVVQALMAVLPAHCLLHREEDTVAYECDGLAAYRRLPLAVALPETESQVQRIVQICRRLDVPVVPRGAGTGLSGGAMPIRHGIVLSLARFKRILEVDPYARTATVQPGVRNLAVSEAAAPFGLYYAPDPSSQIACTIGGNVSENSGGVHCLKYGLTVHNVLRVRAVTMDGEIVEFGSLAPDAPGLDLLAVMIGSEGMFAIVTEVTVKLIPRPQTAQVIMASFDDVVKGGDAVAGIIASGIIPAGLEMMDKPATRAVEEFVNAGYDLDAAAILLCEADGTPEEVADEIARTTTVLREHGATRIQISRTEEERLRFWSGRKNAFPAAGRISPDYYCMDGTVPRRAIGPLLARIHEMEKQYGLRCINVFHAGDGNMHPLILFNGNDLDEWHRAEAFGSDILETCVELGGTVTGEHGVGIEKINSMCVQFSPQERDAFHAVKHAFDPARLLNPDKGIPTRARCAEYGRMHVRGNLLPHPELPRF